A stretch of the Deltaproteobacteria bacterium genome encodes the following:
- a CDS encoding fibronectin type III domain-containing protein: MRELQSLRKLLVAPYETGTAIVPAPDGTGDSAIRAAGTHIPNGNACLVRASVAVFLFLLAVLAEALPVQAQRTVPTAPQSVSATSLNTQVRLRWAGPRDHGGFDLLRYEVRHAQGESVPDNAPWTPVPVSLGTTRRTHAVTYIVHLPINVLHTFEVRAVNTHGAGPAVEIQVTPGVPVAPLYLSATAGNRQVTLEWQAPTVNGGSAVLRYEVRRALGRTVTDPLWGPLDSCWPHGSGCDAILNRRWPQWIPVGLATTHTVRNLSDGKLHTFEVRAVNARGAGPAARVRATPLATVPTAPRDVSATPGDGMVTVTMEPPEDDGGSFAHLEWRHGKLSGRGLHENVPWVWAAFFRRTGMTVPLRFLHNGRPYLIEMRAVNDRGAGPVVRVLAIPGMPTPLRDVRLTPGNRQVTQTWKAPVANGGFALSHYEVRHGQGSSLVNVPWKSVGLATEHTVTDLVSETLYAFEVRPVNTRGPGVTSHRKWRTGKAAPAAPQTVSATSRNAQVTLRWAGPRDHGGFELLRYEVRHAQ; encoded by the coding sequence ATGAGGGAATTACAGTCTTTAAGGAAACTCCTTGTCGCACCGTACGAGACCGGAACGGCCATTGTCCCCGCGCCGGACGGCACCGGGGACAGTGCGATCCGGGCCGCGGGCACGCACATCCCCAACGGCAACGCGTGTCTCGTCCGTGCATCGGTGGCGGTCTTCCTGTTTCTGCTGGCAGTCCTTGCGGAAGCGCTGCCGGTCCAAGCCCAGCGGACGGTGCCGACCGCGCCTCAGAGCGTATCCGCCACGTCGCTCAACACCCAGGTGAGGCTGAGATGGGCGGGGCCGCGGGACCACGGCGGTTTTGATCTGTTGCGCTACGAAGTGCGTCACGCTCAGGGCGAGAGCGTCCCCGACAATGCACCGTGGACACCGGTACCGGTGAGTCTCGGCACGACACGCAGGACACACGCCGTTACGTACATCGTTCACCTGCCCATCAACGTGTTGCACACTTTCGAGGTGCGGGCCGTGAACACTCACGGAGCCGGGCCGGCGGTGGAAATCCAAGTGACACCGGGTGTGCCGGTCGCTCCTTTGTACCTGTCCGCCACGGCGGGCAACCGCCAAGTGACGTTGGAATGGCAAGCGCCGACAGTGAACGGCGGTTCCGCAGTTTTGCGCTACGAAGTACGCCGCGCCCTGGGCAGGACTGTTACCGATCCTTTGTGGGGACCCCTTGATTCCTGCTGGCCACATGGTTCGGGTTGTGACGCTATCTTGAACCGGCGTTGGCCCCAGTGGATACCGGTGGGTCTCGCTACGACGCACACGGTTCGCAACCTCTCCGATGGCAAGCTGCACACCTTCGAGGTGCGGGCCGTGAACGCTCGGGGAGCCGGGCCGGCGGCGAGGGTCCGAGCGACGCCGTTGGCGACTGTGCCGACCGCTCCTCGGGACGTGTCCGCCACGCCGGGCGATGGCATGGTGACGGTGACCATGGAGCCGCCGGAGGACGACGGCGGCTCCTTTGCCCACCTCGAATGGCGTCATGGCAAGCTCTCAGGCCGAGGCCTGCACGAGAACGTTCCCTGGGTTTGGGCAGCATTCTTTCGTCGCACAGGAATGACGGTGCCACTTCGATTCTTGCACAACGGCAGGCCTTACCTCATCGAGATGCGGGCCGTGAACGATCGGGGAGCCGGACCGGTGGTGCGGGTCCTAGCGATCCCGGGCATGCCCACCCCTCTCCGGGACGTCCGCCTTACGCCGGGCAATCGCCAAGTGACGCAGACATGGAAGGCGCCGGTGGCGAACGGTGGCTTCGCGCTGTCACACTACGAAGTGCGGCACGGGCAGGGCAGCAGCCTCGTGAATGTGCCATGGAAATCGGTAGGTCTCGCTACGGAACACACCGTGACCGACCTGGTCAGCGAAACGCTGTACGCCTTCGAGGTGCGGCCGGTCAACACTCGGGGACCAGGGGTGACTTCGCATAGAAAATGGAGGACGGGCAAGGCGGCGCCGGCCGCGCCTCAGACCGTGTCCGCCACGTCGCGCAATGCCCAGGTGACGCTGAGATGGGCGGGGCCGCGGGATCACGGCGGTTTTGAGTTGTTGCGCTACGAAGTGCGCCACGCACAGG
- a CDS encoding multicopper oxidase domain-containing protein, translated as MKRAMMGLLVVVLLAVGVCYWLIFARASNGGLTFRNKLLIPEQLFGTVVEGRRQFHLTVAEGTREFLPGKQTPTAGVNGPYLGPTVRLRRGEDVDLIVRNGMGEMTTMHWHGAHVPARMDGTPHQKIQPGEAWTASFEVDQEAAPLWYHPHPHGTTGRHVYRGISGFMWIDDDNSDALDLPKTYGVDDIPLVIQDRLFDDEGAFRFGLNQGAVYGDTVLVNGTWSPFLEVESRRIRFRLLNGSNARIYYIGFDDNRAFHQIATDGGFLETPLQTDRVVLAPGERAEILVDFSDGAEAVLKSYPEAGLLETVEAFFGGIGNGHLELLKIVPRPAKRASHALPERLNTIARIDGARAAKTRPMVLGGPIQGAQGGRFAGGGPGPGPPINGKIMDMGRIDEVVRLGDIEIWEVDNRGGQAHPFHIHLVQFQILDRNGQPPTGAELGWKDTVLVPAGDVVRIIMPFDRYADPEVPYMYHCHIMEHEDNGMMGQFLVVEDP; from the coding sequence ATGAAACGGGCCATGATGGGATTGTTGGTTGTCGTGCTGTTGGCGGTAGGGGTCTGCTACTGGCTGATCTTCGCTCGAGCCTCCAACGGCGGGCTAACCTTCCGGAACAAACTGCTGATTCCCGAACAGCTTTTTGGGACCGTTGTGGAAGGCCGCCGGCAGTTCCACCTGACCGTTGCAGAAGGGACCCGGGAGTTCCTGCCGGGCAAGCAAACACCGACAGCGGGTGTCAACGGCCCGTACCTGGGACCGACGGTGCGACTGCGCCGGGGCGAGGATGTCGATCTGATCGTCCGGAACGGCATGGGTGAAATGACGACCATGCATTGGCACGGAGCGCACGTTCCCGCCCGCATGGACGGCACGCCGCATCAGAAGATTCAGCCCGGCGAAGCGTGGACCGCGAGCTTTGAAGTCGACCAAGAGGCCGCTCCGCTGTGGTACCACCCGCATCCGCATGGCACCACCGGGCGGCATGTCTACCGGGGAATCAGCGGCTTCATGTGGATCGATGACGATAACAGTGATGCGCTGGACCTGCCCAAGACCTACGGCGTCGACGACATTCCGCTCGTGATCCAGGACCGGCTCTTCGATGACGAGGGTGCGTTCCGCTTCGGGCTCAACCAAGGCGCCGTTTACGGCGACACCGTGCTGGTCAACGGAACCTGGAGTCCGTTTCTTGAGGTTGAGTCACGCCGCATTCGGTTCCGACTGTTGAACGGCTCGAACGCGCGCATCTACTACATCGGTTTTGACGACAACCGCGCGTTTCACCAGATCGCCACGGACGGCGGATTCCTCGAGACACCGCTCCAGACCGACCGCGTGGTCCTCGCTCCCGGGGAACGCGCCGAGATACTGGTGGACTTCAGCGACGGTGCCGAGGCGGTGTTGAAGAGCTACCCGGAAGCCGGACTGCTGGAAACGGTCGAGGCGTTTTTCGGGGGTATCGGCAACGGGCACCTGGAGTTGTTGAAGATCGTTCCCCGGCCCGCGAAGCGCGCATCCCACGCACTGCCGGAGCGCCTCAACACCATCGCCCGCATCGATGGCGCACGAGCCGCCAAGACCCGTCCGATGGTGCTGGGAGGGCCGATACAAGGAGCACAGGGAGGACGGTTCGCTGGAGGCGGACCCGGTCCGGGGCCGCCCATCAACGGCAAGATCATGGATATGGGGAGGATCGACGAGGTCGTGCGGCTGGGGGACATCGAGATATGGGAAGTGGACAATCGCGGGGGGCAGGCCCACCCTTTCCACATCCACCTGGTGCAGTTCCAGATTCTCGACCGCAACGGCCAACCGCCCACCGGCGCGGAACTCGGTTGGAAGGACACGGTCCTGGTGCCCGCGGGCGATGTCGTCCGGATCATCATGCCCTTCGATCGATACGCCGATCCGGAAGTGCCCTACATGTACCACTGCCACATCATGGAACATGAGGATAACGGCATGATGGGACAGTTCCTGGTGGTGGAAGACCCGTAG
- a CDS encoding ATP-binding protein yields MQYPRIIDDRLLRLATHFPAVVVTGARQAGKTTLMRATFPDHHYVSLDLPTTADQAERNPDAFLHHHPAPVLIDEVQYAPGLFRHLKAAIDERRHDMGRYILTGSQNFTLMKGISDSLAGRCGIVELENLALHEINAVTPPGDDAASLAGLMARGQFPELWRAPEVPAADFFASYLATYLERDVRQILNVASLRDFERFVRVLAARSAAMLNKSDVARDTGVAVKTIGEWVSVLEASGQVVVLEPWHVSFGKRVVKTPKVYFRDSGLLCFLLGLDASTLLTSPALGAVWETFVFAEMRKLNEAESAPVNFWYYRDQRGQEVDFVRDAGGVLGFMECKWSERPTLRDARGLLRVSAGLAASNSPWRPGPHYVIGRPASSHSLGEGVAAVALRDLPAIVSGNPLA; encoded by the coding sequence GTGCAGTACCCTCGGATTATCGATGACCGGCTACTCCGGCTCGCGACCCACTTTCCGGCCGTGGTGGTCACCGGTGCGCGGCAGGCGGGCAAGACGACCCTGATGCGCGCCACCTTCCCGGATCATCACTACGTTTCCCTCGATCTCCCCACGACGGCCGATCAGGCCGAGCGCAACCCGGACGCGTTCCTGCACCACCATCCGGCGCCGGTGCTCATCGACGAGGTGCAGTACGCGCCCGGCCTGTTCCGCCACCTGAAGGCGGCTATCGATGAGCGTCGCCATGACATGGGCCGCTACATCCTCACCGGCAGCCAGAACTTCACGCTGATGAAAGGGATCTCGGACAGTCTTGCCGGCCGTTGCGGGATCGTGGAGCTGGAAAACCTGGCGCTGCACGAGATCAACGCAGTGACCCCTCCCGGTGACGACGCGGCCAGCCTCGCCGGTCTGATGGCCCGGGGCCAGTTCCCGGAGTTGTGGCGCGCGCCGGAAGTGCCGGCGGCGGATTTCTTCGCTTCGTATCTGGCCACCTACCTGGAACGCGACGTGCGCCAGATCCTCAACGTGGCGAGCCTCCGGGACTTCGAGCGCTTCGTCCGCGTCCTGGCGGCGCGGTCCGCGGCCATGCTCAACAAGAGCGACGTCGCGCGGGACACCGGCGTGGCGGTGAAGACCATCGGCGAGTGGGTGAGCGTGCTGGAGGCGTCCGGCCAGGTCGTCGTGCTGGAACCCTGGCACGTGAGCTTCGGCAAACGCGTGGTGAAGACGCCGAAGGTCTATTTCCGTGACAGCGGGCTACTGTGCTTTCTGCTGGGGCTCGACGCCTCCACGCTGCTCACGTCGCCGGCCCTGGGCGCCGTATGGGAGACGTTCGTGTTCGCGGAGATGCGCAAGCTGAACGAGGCCGAGTCCGCCCCCGTCAACTTCTGGTACTATCGCGACCAGCGCGGCCAGGAGGTGGACTTCGTGCGCGACGCCGGCGGCGTCCTCGGCTTCATGGAGTGCAAGTGGAGCGAGCGGCCTACCCTGCGCGACGCGCGCGGCCTGCTCCGGGTGAGCGCCGGTCTGGCCGCGTCGAACAGCCCCTGGCGCCCCGGCCCGCACTACGTCATCGGCCGGCCCGCGTCCAGCCATTCCCTCGGTGAGGGCGTGGCCGCCGTGGCGCTGCGCGACCTCCCCGCCATCGTCTCCGGAAACCCGCTTGCCTGA
- a CDS encoding aldo/keto reductase: MQYRQFATTDCQVSPMGLGCLSMSGMYGAGNDDESIAALHRAFELGINFLDTSASYGNGHNHELIGKAIKGRRDQVVIHSKSGSPRAADGTGLDGGSSPKYLVQTCEESLQRLGIDCLDMYCMSRIDPEVPVEESVGGMARLVEQGKARYIGLSEASADSIRRARKVHPIVSLQIEYSLWSRDPEQGNIEACREFGMGLMAYSPLGRGFFAGAVRSLNELGERDGRRNQPRLQPGNIERNLELLAQVDEVARDKGITTTQLALAWLMAQGPDIFPIPSSKSRKHLEENVKAVEVELTDEDLRRLDGILPYGAAAGNRTRDMKRVNV, encoded by the coding sequence ATGCAATACCGCCAATTCGCAACCACCGACTGCCAGGTGTCGCCCATGGGGCTCGGCTGTCTGAGCATGTCCGGGATGTACGGGGCCGGCAACGACGACGAGTCTATCGCCGCCCTGCACCGGGCCTTCGAGCTCGGCATCAACTTCCTGGACACCTCCGCCAGCTACGGCAACGGCCACAACCACGAGCTCATCGGCAAGGCCATCAAGGGCCGGCGCGACCAGGTGGTGATCCACTCCAAGTCCGGCAGCCCCCGGGCCGCGGACGGCACCGGCCTCGACGGCGGCAGTTCGCCCAAGTACCTGGTCCAGACCTGCGAGGAAAGCCTCCAGCGGCTGGGCATCGATTGCCTGGACATGTACTGCATGTCCCGCATCGATCCCGAGGTTCCGGTGGAGGAATCGGTGGGCGGCATGGCGCGTCTCGTGGAACAGGGGAAGGCCCGCTACATCGGCCTGTCCGAGGCCAGCGCCGACTCCATCCGCCGCGCCCGGAAGGTCCACCCCATCGTCTCGCTCCAGATCGAGTACTCGCTCTGGTCCCGGGACCCCGAGCAGGGCAACATCGAGGCCTGCCGCGAGTTCGGCATGGGCCTCATGGCCTACTCGCCCCTGGGCCGCGGCTTCTTCGCCGGCGCCGTTCGCAGCCTGAACGAGTTGGGCGAACGCGACGGCCGCCGCAACCAGCCCCGCCTCCAGCCCGGCAACATCGAGCGCAACCTGGAGCTGCTGGCCCAGGTAGACGAGGTCGCCAGGGACAAGGGCATCACCACCACCCAGCTCGCGCTGGCATGGCTCATGGCCCAGGGCCCGGACATCTTCCCCATCCCCAGCAGCAAGAGCCGCAAGCACCTGGAGGAGAACGTCAAGGCTGTCGAGGTGGAGTTGACGGACGAGGACCTGCGCCGGCTCGACGGCATCCTTCCCTACGGGGCCGCCGCAGGTAACCGGACACGGGACATGAAGCGGGTGAACGTATAG